In Clostridium sp. DL-VIII, the following proteins share a genomic window:
- the asnS gene encoding asparagine--tRNA ligase: MTKSISIRSLYRNTDNFLSKEITILGWIRTLRASNAFGFIEVNDGSFFKNIQIVFDDKLNNFKEISKLPISSSISIVGTLVETPDAKQPFEIQAKIINIEGMSNSDYPLQKKRHTFEYLRTIAHLRPRSNAFSATFRVRSVAAYAIHKFFQDQNFVYTHTPIITGSDCEGAGEMFRVTTLDPKSPELNKDGSVDFEKDFFGKETNLTVSGQLNAECFALAFRNIYTFGPTFRAENSNTTRHAAEFWMIEPEIAFADLEDDMELAENMLKYVIKYVMDECPEEMQFFNQFIDKGLLERLNHVVSSDFAKVTYTEAVEILQKCGKEFDYPVSWGIDLQTEHERYLTEEHFKKPLFVTDYPKDIKAFYMRMNEDNKTVAATDLLVPGIGEIIGGSQREERLDKLKSRMAELGLKEEDYWWYLELRKYGETKHAGFGLGFERLIMYITGMTNIRDVLPFPRTPGTSEF, from the coding sequence ATGACAAAATCAATTTCAATCAGAAGCCTTTATAGAAATACAGATAACTTTTTATCAAAAGAAATAACTATATTAGGCTGGATAAGAACTTTAAGAGCATCTAATGCTTTTGGTTTCATAGAAGTTAACGATGGTTCTTTCTTTAAAAATATTCAAATAGTTTTTGATGACAAATTAAATAATTTTAAAGAAATATCCAAATTACCTATAAGTTCTTCAATTTCAATTGTCGGTACATTAGTTGAAACACCAGATGCAAAACAGCCTTTTGAAATTCAAGCAAAGATCATAAATATTGAAGGTATGTCAAATTCGGATTATCCTCTTCAAAAGAAAAGACACACTTTTGAGTATTTAAGAACTATTGCTCACCTAAGACCTAGAAGTAATGCTTTTTCTGCAACCTTCAGAGTGCGTTCTGTTGCAGCTTACGCAATTCATAAATTTTTTCAAGATCAAAATTTTGTATATACACATACACCAATAATAACTGGTAGTGACTGTGAAGGTGCTGGAGAAATGTTCAGAGTAACAACTCTTGATCCTAAGTCTCCAGAATTAAATAAAGATGGAAGTGTAGATTTTGAAAAAGACTTCTTTGGCAAAGAAACTAATCTTACTGTATCTGGTCAATTAAACGCTGAATGCTTTGCCTTAGCATTTAGAAATATATATACATTTGGTCCAACATTCAGAGCTGAAAATTCAAATACCACAAGACATGCAGCTGAATTCTGGATGATTGAACCTGAAATAGCATTTGCAGATTTAGAAGATGATATGGAACTTGCAGAAAATATGCTTAAATATGTTATCAAATATGTTATGGATGAGTGTCCTGAAGAAATGCAGTTCTTTAATCAATTTATCGATAAAGGATTACTAGAAAGATTGAATCATGTTGTATCATCAGATTTTGCTAAGGTTACATATACAGAAGCTGTTGAAATTTTACAAAAATGCGGAAAAGAATTTGATTATCCTGTATCATGGGGAATTGATTTACAAACAGAGCACGAAAGATACCTTACTGAGGAACACTTTAAAAAGCCTCTATTTGTAACAGACTATCCTAAGGATATTAAAGCATTCTATATGAGAATGAATGAGGATAATAAAACTGTTGCTGCTACTGACCTTTTAGTTCCAGGAATCGGTGAAATCATAGGTGGAAGCCAAAGAGAAGAAAGATTAGATAAATTAAAATCTAGAATGGCTGAATTAGGTCTAAAAGAAGAAGACTATTGGTGGTATCTAGAACTCCGAAAATATGGAGAAACTAAGCATGCTGGTTTCGGTTTAGGTTTTGAAAGATTAATTATGTACATTACTGGAATGACAAATATCAGAGATGTATTACCATTCCCAAGAACTCCAGGAACTAGCGAGTTCTAA
- a CDS encoding metallophosphoesterase family protein: MKIAVISDIHANVYALINLLEDIDVEKVDTIICLGDLVGYGPHPNEVISMIRRRHILCIKGNYDSSVVDNEYSYIRETRINSFSLPWTVRELREENRLFLENLPSTLTLNIMNKKLLFVHGSPDKINEYLLKDEDKTLEVMSSINEDVLICAHTHIPGMKEFGNKVYINCGSVGKPKIGRPNSTYCILNINKEDGMKVQVKEIQYPYKRIIKDMTMLDFPQELIQSFENGME, encoded by the coding sequence ATGAAAATAGCGGTAATTTCAGATATTCATGCTAATGTCTATGCCCTAATTAATCTTTTAGAAGATATTGATGTTGAAAAAGTTGATACAATTATTTGCTTAGGAGACTTAGTTGGTTATGGTCCTCATCCTAATGAAGTTATTTCAATGATTAGAAGAAGGCATATTCTTTGTATAAAAGGCAACTATGATAGCTCAGTTGTTGATAATGAATATTCCTATATAAGAGAAACTCGTATTAACAGTTTCTCTCTTCCTTGGACTGTTAGAGAGCTTAGAGAGGAAAACAGACTCTTTCTAGAAAACTTACCATCAACATTAACTTTAAATATTATGAATAAAAAACTGCTCTTTGTTCATGGAAGTCCAGATAAAATCAATGAATATCTTTTAAAAGATGAAGATAAAACCCTTGAAGTAATGAGTTCTATAAACGAAGATGTTTTAATTTGTGCCCATACTCATATACCTGGAATGAAGGAATTTGGAAACAAAGTATATATAAACTGCGGCAGTGTTGGTAAGCCTAAAATTGGCCGTCCTAATAGTACTTATTGTATTCTTAATATTAACAAAGAAGACGGAATGAAAGTTCAAGTAAAAGAAATTCAATACCCATATAAAAGAATAATTAAAGACATGACAATGTTGGATTTTCCACAGGAATTAATCCAAAGTTTTGAAAATGGTATGGAGTAG
- the murC gene encoding UDP-N-acetylmuramate--L-alanine ligase, with product MSFDFIEDKDKKIHFIGIGGISMSGLAAVLLNSGFKVSGSDFKDSSIIDKLRSSGAEIYIGHNKDNIKNVDLVVYTAAIPSDNPELLEAKEKNIKLMDRAEFLGQIMKGHKYNVAVTGTHGKTTCTSMLSHITLAGDLDPTILVGGELDEIGGNFKIGNSEYFITEACEYKRSFLKFFPYIGIILNIDADHLDFYKDIDDITDTFSQFSKLVPSDGYLVGYAGDFRVKEILEKANCNTMTYGFEDADVTAKNIVFNNNGCATFDVYKDSKNLFTVSLNVPGKHNILNALASICVSLIFNISDSNIIAGLAKCKGAHKRFEYKGEVNGVTVIDDYAHHPTEIKATLSTAKQIHHNKTYCIFQPHTYTRTKALFNEFTECFNDVDELILMDIYAAREKNTGLISSDELGDAIREKGIVCTNVHSHDEALSYVKSKLTSGDLLLTVGAGDVVIVGEKYLEA from the coding sequence TTGTCTTTCGATTTTATAGAAGATAAAGATAAAAAAATTCATTTCATAGGTATTGGTGGAATCAGTATGAGTGGGCTGGCTGCTGTTTTATTAAATAGTGGATTTAAGGTATCAGGCTCAGATTTTAAGGATTCATCAATTATAGATAAATTAAGGTCTTCAGGTGCTGAAATTTACATAGGTCATAATAAAGACAACATTAAAAATGTAGATTTAGTAGTTTATACTGCTGCAATTCCATCTGATAATCCTGAGCTTTTAGAAGCTAAAGAAAAGAATATAAAATTAATGGATAGAGCTGAATTCTTAGGTCAAATTATGAAAGGCCATAAATATAACGTAGCAGTTACAGGTACTCATGGTAAAACTACTTGTACATCTATGCTTTCTCACATTACATTAGCTGGTGACTTAGATCCAACTATCTTAGTTGGAGGAGAGCTAGATGAAATTGGTGGAAACTTCAAAATAGGTAATAGTGAGTATTTCATAACTGAAGCTTGTGAATATAAACGTTCATTCTTAAAGTTTTTCCCTTATATCGGTATAATCTTAAATATTGATGCAGATCACTTAGATTTCTATAAGGATATAGATGACATTACTGATACCTTCTCTCAATTCTCTAAATTAGTTCCAAGTGATGGGTATCTTGTTGGTTACGCTGGCGACTTTAGAGTTAAAGAAATTTTAGAAAAAGCAAACTGCAATACAATGACTTATGGATTTGAAGATGCTGATGTGACCGCTAAGAATATTGTATTTAACAATAATGGCTGTGCTACTTTTGATGTATATAAAGATTCTAAAAACTTATTTACTGTTTCTTTAAATGTGCCAGGTAAGCATAATATTTTAAATGCTCTTGCTTCCATTTGTGTTTCTCTTATTTTTAATATTTCTGATTCCAATATAATTGCAGGATTAGCAAAATGCAAAGGTGCTCACAAAAGATTCGAGTATAAGGGTGAAGTAAACGGAGTTACTGTAATTGATGATTATGCCCATCACCCTACTGAAATTAAAGCAACCTTAAGTACTGCAAAACAAATTCATCATAATAAAACTTATTGTATTTTTCAACCTCATACTTATACTAGGACAAAAGCATTATTTAATGAATTTACAGAATGTTTCAATGACGTAGATGAGCTTATATTAATGGATATTTATGCTGCTCGTGAAAAAAATACTGGACTTATATCTTCAGATGAACTTGGAGATGCTATAAGAGAAAAAGGAATAGTATGTACTAATGTTCATTCTCATGATGAAGCCTTAAGCTACGTAAAATCAAAACTTACTTCTGGCGATTTATTACTAACAGTAGGTGCTGGTGATGTAGTTATTGTTGGAGAGAAGTATTTAGAAGCATAA
- the purR gene encoding pur operon repressor: MEKFTRNKRVVAITKILLENPNKILGLNKFSELLNAAKSTTSEDIVVVREVLERLEMGKVETISGVAGGIKYVPQIGDEEKREFALEICKQLSDDGRVIPGNIIYMTDLMYNPKIINKAGVMLSSCFQGKDIDYVITVETKGIPLAYEVARNLGVQLVIARRDSQVTEGPTVTINYVSGSDGRLQQMSLSKKSMRSSSKCIFIDDFMKGGGTAVGIKDLLKEFDSELVGIGVLVDNKQIEKKFIDEYVSIVELKEVDKSAIIGIQPSKTFS, from the coding sequence ATGGAAAAATTTACGAGAAACAAAAGGGTAGTTGCTATAACCAAGATATTATTAGAGAATCCTAATAAAATATTAGGATTAAATAAGTTTTCAGAATTGTTAAATGCAGCAAAGTCTACTACAAGTGAAGATATAGTGGTGGTTCGTGAAGTATTAGAAAGACTTGAAATGGGAAAAGTTGAAACAATTTCTGGAGTGGCAGGAGGAATAAAGTATGTTCCTCAAATTGGAGATGAAGAAAAGAGAGAGTTCGCATTAGAAATATGTAAACAATTAAGCGATGATGGAAGAGTTATTCCAGGAAATATAATATATATGACTGATTTAATGTATAATCCTAAAATAATAAATAAGGCTGGAGTAATGTTATCGTCATGTTTTCAAGGAAAAGATATTGATTATGTAATAACAGTTGAAACTAAAGGAATTCCATTAGCTTATGAAGTAGCTAGAAATTTAGGAGTACAATTAGTTATTGCAAGAAGAGACAGTCAAGTCACAGAAGGCCCAACAGTTACTATAAATTATGTTTCTGGAAGTGATGGCAGGCTGCAACAAATGTCACTATCAAAGAAGTCAATGAGATCATCTAGTAAATGTATATTTATAGATGATTTTATGAAAGGCGGGGGAACTGCTGTAGGAATTAAAGATCTGTTAAAGGAATTTGATAGTGAGCTAGTAGGAATTGGAGTGCTAGTAGATAATAAACAAATCGAAAAAAAATTCATTGATGAATATGTTTCAATTGTAGAATTAAAAGAAGTAGATAAATCAGCAATTATAGGAATACAGCCTTCGAAAACATTTTCTTAA
- the spoVG gene encoding septation regulator SpoVG, with protein sequence MKITDVRIRKIASEGKMKGIVSVTFDNEFVVHDIKVIEGQAGLFIAMPSRKTPDGEFKDIAHPINTEAREKIQTAILEAYEKAVSEEVVEG encoded by the coding sequence GTGAAAATAACAGACGTTAGAATTAGAAAAATTGCATCAGAAGGTAAAATGAAGGGAATAGTTTCTGTTACATTTGATAATGAATTTGTAGTTCACGATATCAAAGTTATAGAAGGACAAGCGGGTTTATTTATTGCTATGCCTAGTAGAAAAACACCAGATGGAGAATTTAAGGATATAGCTCACCCAATAAATACGGAAGCTAGAGAAAAAATTCAAACTGCAATTTTAGAAGCTTATGAAAAAGCTGTTTCAGAAGAAGTTGTGGAAGGATAA
- the glmU gene encoding bifunctional UDP-N-acetylglucosamine diphosphorylase/glucosamine-1-phosphate N-acetyltransferase GlmU, which produces MYKCALVLAAGQGKRIKSDLPKVLHKVCGKEMLKHVIDSVRDSGINDIDVIIGKGSELVKERTLDRNVSYSLQAEQLGTGHAVKCAEEFLKGKKGVVGIFTGDTPLIKQSTIERLFDEHIENKNSATILTAIVDDPTGYGRIVRENNEVSKIVEHKDCTEEELKINEMNSGIFCFDIESLVNALGKLNNNNNQGEYYLTDAIEILKSQGKKIGAVVTEYEETIGINSRVQLAEAEEILKNRINIKHMENGVTLIDPKTTYIGIDVEIGKDTIIYPNNILEGNTKIGSNCVIYQNSRIVNSTIGEEVDIQASVILESNIGDNTTVGPFAYIRPETKIGKHARIGDFVEIKKSTIGDGTKVSHLTYIGDAEVGSECNFGCGTVVVNYDGKEKHKTIIGNHSFIGCNTNLVSPVTVQDNTYIAAGSTITAEVKEGDLAVARAKQRNISGWVEKKGLKK; this is translated from the coding sequence ATGTATAAATGTGCTTTAGTTTTAGCGGCTGGTCAAGGTAAGAGAATAAAGTCAGATTTACCAAAAGTATTGCATAAAGTATGCGGTAAAGAAATGCTAAAACATGTTATAGATTCAGTAAGAGATTCTGGAATTAATGATATAGATGTAATAATAGGTAAGGGCTCAGAACTTGTTAAGGAAAGAACTTTAGATAGAAATGTATCATATTCATTACAAGCTGAACAATTAGGGACTGGGCATGCAGTTAAATGTGCAGAAGAATTTTTAAAGGGAAAGAAAGGAGTAGTCGGTATATTTACAGGAGACACTCCTTTAATAAAGCAGTCAACAATTGAAAGATTATTTGATGAGCATATTGAAAATAAAAATTCAGCTACTATATTAACTGCAATTGTTGATGACCCAACTGGTTATGGAAGAATTGTAAGAGAAAATAATGAGGTATCAAAAATTGTAGAGCATAAAGATTGTACTGAAGAAGAACTCAAGATTAACGAGATGAATTCTGGAATATTCTGTTTTGATATTGAATCATTAGTAAATGCATTAGGTAAACTAAATAATAATAATAATCAAGGTGAATATTATCTTACAGATGCTATAGAAATATTAAAATCTCAAGGGAAAAAAATAGGAGCAGTTGTAACTGAATATGAAGAAACTATTGGAATAAATTCAAGAGTTCAATTAGCAGAGGCAGAAGAAATATTAAAAAATAGAATTAATATTAAGCATATGGAAAATGGAGTTACATTGATTGATCCTAAGACAACATATATAGGAATTGATGTTGAAATAGGAAAAGATACAATAATATATCCAAATAATATTTTAGAGGGAAATACAAAGATAGGAAGTAATTGTGTAATATATCAAAACTCAAGAATTGTAAACAGTACTATTGGAGAGGAAGTAGATATCCAAGCTTCAGTTATATTAGAGAGTAATATTGGTGATAATACTACTGTTGGTCCGTTTGCATATATTAGGCCTGAGACTAAAATAGGGAAGCATGCTAGAATAGGTGATTTTGTAGAAATAAAGAAATCAACAATTGGGGATGGAACTAAGGTATCACATTTAACTTATATAGGTGATGCTGAAGTAGGCTCAGAATGCAACTTTGGATGCGGAACAGTAGTTGTAAATTATGATGGTAAAGAGAAACATAAAACTATTATAGGAAATCATAGTTTTATAGGCTGTAATACTAATTTAGTTTCACCTGTTACAGTTCAGGATAATACATATATTGCAGCAGGATCTACTATTACAGCTGAAGTAAAAGAAGGAGATCTTGCAGTTGCTAGGGCTAAGCAGAGAAATATAAGTGGATGGGTAGAAAAAAAAGGATTAAAGAAGTAA
- a CDS encoding ribose-phosphate diphosphokinase encodes MITHGRNIKVFTGNSHAKLAKDIADILGVPVGDSKVSTFSDGEISVDINETVRGNDVFIVQSTCSPVNNNLMELLIMIDAFKRASAGRITAVMPYYGYARQDRKAKSRDPITAKLVADLLTAAGAHRVLTMDLHAAQIQGYFNIPVDHLLGAPILAQHFISKGLADQDDVVVVSPDLGSVTRARKFADNLHSPIAIIDKRRPKANVSEIMNIIGDIAGKRCILIDDMIDTAGTIANAANALKDLGAKNIYACCTHGVLSGPAMDRINSSAIEELVLLNTIPLNKQNDNTKIKSLSVAPLFAEAIKRIYDDQPISKLFECQTK; translated from the coding sequence ATGATAACTCATGGAAGAAATATAAAAGTATTTACTGGAAATTCCCATGCTAAGTTGGCAAAAGATATAGCAGATATTCTAGGGGTTCCAGTTGGAGATTCTAAAGTTTCAACTTTCAGTGATGGAGAAATATCTGTTGATATTAATGAAACGGTTAGAGGAAATGATGTATTTATAGTTCAATCCACTTGTTCACCTGTTAATAATAATTTAATGGAATTACTAATTATGATTGATGCTTTTAAAAGAGCATCAGCAGGTAGAATAACAGCAGTTATGCCATACTATGGATATGCAAGGCAAGATAGGAAGGCTAAATCAAGAGATCCGATAACTGCTAAGTTGGTTGCAGATTTATTGACAGCGGCAGGTGCACATAGAGTTTTAACTATGGATTTACATGCAGCCCAAATTCAAGGATACTTTAACATTCCCGTTGATCATTTACTTGGAGCACCGATACTTGCACAGCATTTTATATCAAAAGGATTGGCAGATCAAGATGATGTTGTCGTTGTTTCACCTGATCTTGGAAGTGTGACTAGAGCAAGAAAATTTGCTGATAATCTACATTCGCCGATAGCTATTATAGATAAAAGGAGACCAAAAGCAAATGTTTCTGAAATAATGAATATTATCGGTGATATTGCAGGAAAGAGATGTATACTAATAGATGATATGATTGATACTGCAGGAACTATTGCAAATGCAGCAAATGCACTTAAAGATTTAGGAGCAAAGAATATTTATGCCTGCTGCACTCATGGAGTGTTATCAGGTCCGGCAATGGATAGGATAAATAGCTCTGCAATTGAAGAGTTAGTATTATTAAATACAATTCCACTAAATAAACAAAATGATAATACAAAGATTAAATCGCTTTCAGTTGCACCTCTATTTGCTGAAGCAATAAAGAGGATTTATGATGACCAACCAATAAGTAAATTATTTGAATGTCAAACAAAGTAA
- a CDS encoding response regulator transcription factor, producing MDGAITKVLIVDDDENISEVIDMYLKSSGYNTKVASNGKEAQELYLDYNPDIVLLDVMIPYMDGIDILKWIRKQKETPVIMITAKGDTFDKVLALEIGADDYIVKPFEPKELLARVKAVLRRYSSDNIHNEIIKLSDLSIDSSSYKVMYNGEEVKMPPKEFELLYYLANNKNKVFTREQLLCEVWGYDYPGDSRTVDVHIKRLREKLSSGEQWEIQTVWGVGYKFEVN from the coding sequence ATGGATGGAGCTATAACAAAAGTGTTAATCGTGGACGATGATGAAAACATAAGCGAAGTAATAGATATGTATTTAAAAAGTTCTGGGTATAATACTAAAGTAGCGTCTAATGGAAAAGAAGCACAGGAATTATATTTGGATTATAACCCCGATATAGTTCTGCTTGATGTAATGATACCTTATATGGACGGAATTGATATTTTAAAATGGATAAGAAAACAAAAGGAAACACCTGTTATAATGATTACAGCAAAGGGAGATACCTTTGATAAAGTTTTAGCCTTAGAAATTGGGGCCGATGATTATATAGTAAAGCCTTTTGAACCTAAAGAGCTATTAGCTAGGGTTAAGGCAGTACTTAGAAGGTATTCATCAGATAATATTCATAACGAGATAATAAAATTAAGTGATCTATCAATAGACTCATCTTCCTATAAAGTGATGTATAATGGTGAAGAAGTAAAAATGCCACCAAAAGAATTTGAATTATTATATTATTTAGCTAATAATAAAAATAAAGTTTTTACAAGAGAACAATTACTTTGTGAAGTTTGGGGATATGATTATCCAGGAGATTCAAGAACTGTAGATGTGCATATAAAGAGATTAAGGGAAAAACTAAGCAGCGGAGAACAATGGGAGATACAGACTGTATGGGGTGTTGGATATAAATTTGAGGTGAACTAA
- a CDS encoding HAMP domain-containing sensor histidine kinase, whose product MKSGSLLQKLIMTFIIILTIVLVLLAWSLSIWFRITYFDETRTQFEQDGEYISKAIKIYNTEKSDIELDKLKAIIDMASVGANSDIIVSDKSGDIYLHSEFEDNKNLEDKPSISDKDMALLNEGKPVEYVNDYYTYIYPIVENGEYEGYIAMTAPLSIISKQLHRIYLIVWISALGAMIFASVVLSLVSKKILINPLAEINNAAKRFANGEVNRRVYLESQDEIGELANSFNIMAESLEKVENNRRDFISNVSHELRSPITSIKGFIAGIIDGVIPKDKEGYYLDIVYSEIKRLTRLINDLLDLSAIESGKLKFDMKKIDINELVRLCVINNEQNIKEKHITLKIDLQDENCYVKADEDRTMQVITNLLDNAIKYCSSDGLIRISTHYKGSKVFVQIYNNGPKIAEDEIRHIWNRFYKSDKSRTNKVSTGLGLPIVRMIIMQQGEEIWVKNHPNIGVTFTFSLTKYKNNRNK is encoded by the coding sequence ATGAAAAGTGGAAGCTTACTTCAAAAATTAATAATGACATTTATAATTATTTTGACCATAGTATTGGTTTTGCTCGCATGGAGTTTATCTATATGGTTCAGAATAACTTATTTTGATGAAACGAGAACACAATTTGAGCAAGATGGGGAATATATATCTAAAGCAATTAAAATATATAATACTGAAAAAAGTGATATAGAGTTAGATAAGTTAAAGGCTATAATAGATATGGCAAGTGTTGGAGCTAATTCAGATATTATTGTTTCGGATAAATCTGGTGATATATATCTGCATTCAGAATTTGAAGATAATAAAAACTTAGAGGATAAGCCAAGTATATCTGATAAGGATATGGCTTTGTTAAATGAAGGGAAACCTGTAGAGTATGTTAATGACTACTATACATATATATATCCGATAGTAGAAAATGGTGAATATGAGGGGTATATTGCAATGACAGCACCTCTATCTATAATAAGTAAGCAGCTACATAGAATATATTTGATTGTATGGATATCTGCATTAGGTGCAATGATATTTGCATCAGTGGTCTTATCTTTAGTTTCTAAGAAAATATTAATAAATCCTCTAGCTGAAATAAATAATGCAGCAAAAAGATTTGCTAATGGAGAAGTTAATAGGAGAGTTTATTTAGAATCACAAGATGAAATTGGAGAACTTGCAAATTCATTTAACATAATGGCTGAATCTTTAGAAAAGGTTGAAAATAATAGACGAGATTTTATATCAAATGTTTCTCATGAGTTAAGATCTCCAATTACGTCTATAAAAGGATTTATTGCAGGGATCATAGATGGAGTTATTCCTAAGGACAAGGAAGGATACTATCTGGATATTGTTTATAGTGAAATAAAAAGATTAACGCGGCTAATAAATGATTTACTAGACTTATCAGCTATTGAATCTGGTAAGCTAAAATTTGATATGAAAAAGATTGATATTAATGAGCTCGTTAGATTATGTGTTATAAATAATGAACAAAATATAAAAGAGAAACATATAACATTGAAAATAGATTTACAAGATGAAAATTGCTATGTTAAAGCTGATGAAGATAGGACAATGCAAGTCATAACAAATTTACTCGATAATGCAATTAAATATTGTAGTAGTGATGGATTAATACGTATTAGTACACACTATAAAGGATCAAAGGTTTTTGTACAGATATATAATAATGGGCCAAAAATTGCGGAGGATGAAATAAGACATATATGGAATAGGTTTTATAAGTCTGATAAATCTAGAACCAATAAGGTGAGTACTGGACTTGGTTTACCAATAGTAAGAATGATAATAATGCAGCAAGGTGAAGAAATATGGGTTAAAAATCATCCTAATATAGGTGTCACATTTACATTTTCACTAACAAAATATAAGAATAATAGAAATAAATAA
- the pth gene encoding aminoacyl-tRNA hydrolase: protein MFLIVGLGNPGKEYEDTRHNIGFKVIDNIAKEYNIEINRQKFKGVYGEGFINNNKVMLLKPTTYMNLSGESVREVVDFYNLENSEVLVIYDDISLEIGKLRIRDKGSAGGHNGIKSIIAHLGSDIFSRIKVGIGQPNVDLVKYVLGRFTKEEMTILSESIDASTKAAEEIIRSDVKTAMNQFNGFKASTII, encoded by the coding sequence ATGTTTTTAATAGTAGGTCTTGGAAATCCAGGAAAAGAGTATGAAGATACAAGACATAATATTGGCTTCAAAGTTATTGATAATATTGCTAAGGAGTATAATATTGAAATAAATAGGCAAAAATTTAAAGGAGTATATGGTGAAGGCTTTATAAATAATAATAAAGTTATGCTTTTAAAACCAACTACATACATGAATTTAAGTGGCGAAAGCGTAAGAGAAGTAGTAGATTTTTATAATCTTGAAAATAGTGAAGTTTTAGTTATATATGATGATATTAGTTTAGAAATTGGAAAATTGAGAATAAGAGATAAAGGAAGTGCAGGCGGTCATAACGGGATAAAGAGTATTATAGCGCATCTTGGAAGTGATATTTTCTCAAGAATAAAGGTGGGCATAGGACAACCTAATGTGGATCTAGTTAAATATGTGCTAGGGAGATTCACAAAGGAGGAAATGACTATTTTAAGTGAAAGTATAGACGCATCAACAAAAGCGGCAGAAGAAATAATAAGAAGTGACGTTAAGACAGCTATGAATCAATTCAATGGGTTTAAAGCAAGTACAATAATTTAA